A region of Streptomyces sp. NBC_01788 DNA encodes the following proteins:
- a CDS encoding sugar-binding transcriptional regulator has protein sequence MNSSEEIAVSGMSAGRSAMRMGPAELVQAAAMARRFYLEGKSKIQIAEEFGVSRFKVARVLETALERDLVRIEIRVPAELDAERSDALRARYGLRHAVVVESPAEAEETPDPENLGEVAADLLGELVDEGDVLGLAWGRSTIHMAAALNRLPPCTVVQLTGVYDAGTSERGSVEAVRRAAQVSGGDAHPIYAPMLLPDEATAAALRHQTGIARAFEYFDKVTVACVSIGSWEPGISTVHDMLSDEERAHYASLGVAAEMAAHLFDAEGRRIGRDLGERCITVKADQLRRIPEVVAIAGGQRKAAAIDAVLRSGLVTSLVTDTSAADYLMTAGPAPRPALNRADPDGT, from the coding sequence GTGAACAGCAGTGAGGAGATCGCCGTGTCGGGTATGTCGGCGGGCCGGTCAGCCATGCGGATGGGACCCGCTGAGCTGGTGCAGGCGGCGGCCATGGCCCGCCGTTTCTACCTCGAGGGCAAATCGAAGATCCAGATCGCCGAGGAGTTCGGCGTCAGCCGCTTCAAGGTGGCCCGGGTCCTGGAGACCGCTCTCGAACGGGATCTCGTGCGCATCGAGATCCGCGTGCCCGCCGAGCTGGACGCCGAGCGCTCCGACGCGCTCCGCGCCCGCTACGGCCTCAGGCACGCCGTCGTGGTCGAGTCCCCGGCCGAGGCAGAGGAGACGCCCGACCCCGAGAACCTCGGCGAAGTGGCCGCCGATCTGCTCGGCGAGCTCGTCGACGAGGGAGACGTGCTGGGTCTGGCCTGGGGCCGGTCCACCATCCACATGGCGGCGGCCCTGAACCGGCTGCCACCGTGCACGGTGGTGCAGCTGACCGGCGTGTACGACGCCGGGACCTCGGAGCGCGGCTCGGTGGAGGCCGTGCGCCGCGCCGCCCAGGTCTCGGGCGGCGACGCCCACCCCATCTACGCGCCGATGCTGCTGCCGGACGAGGCCACCGCGGCCGCGCTGCGCCACCAGACCGGAATCGCGCGCGCCTTCGAATACTTCGACAAGGTCACGGTCGCCTGCGTGTCCATCGGTTCCTGGGAGCCGGGCATCTCGACGGTGCACGACATGCTCAGCGACGAGGAGCGGGCCCACTACGCCTCGCTCGGCGTCGCCGCCGAGATGGCCGCGCACCTCTTCGACGCCGAGGGCCGCCGGATCGGACGGGACCTGGGGGAGCGGTGCATCACCGTCAAGGCCGACCAGTTGCGCCGTATCCCCGAGGTCGTCGCGATCGCGGGCGGGCAGCGCAAGGCGGCGGCGATCGACGCGGTGCTGCGGTCCGGCCTGGTCACCAGCCTGGTCACGGACACCTCGGCCGCGGACTATCTGATGACGGCGGGCCCCGCCCCCCGGCCCGCTCTCAACAGGGCGGATCCGGACGGCACCTGA
- a CDS encoding ABC transporter substrate-binding protein: MTVSLPRTALLGGSLAVVAALALSACGAAPDKASATADGKSAATATSAADLGGMDALVAAAKKEGRLHAIALPRDWANYGALIDGFEKKYGIKIDVENPDGSSQDEINAVTSRKGQDRAPDVLDLGSSFALSAAAQGLLAPYKVVAFDDIPAGQKDPQARWYNDYGGYVSIGCDAKRVKECPTTFEDLLKPEYKGQVALNGNPTKAGAAFGGVYAAALAAGGSFDDIQPGIDFFGKLRKNGNFTPVESTPATVEQGETPISIDWDYLNAGYADEFKSKGVDWKVAIPTDGRYAQFYSQAVNKDAPHPAAARLWQEYLYSAEGQNLWLKGYARPALMPAMEKAGTLDRAAAAKLPEVDGTPTFPSEAQQGKAKDVLAQGWGKAVSG; this comes from the coding sequence GTGACCGTGTCCTTGCCGAGAACAGCCCTCCTGGGCGGCTCCCTCGCCGTCGTCGCCGCGCTCGCCCTGAGCGCCTGTGGCGCCGCCCCCGACAAGGCGTCGGCCACCGCCGACGGCAAGAGCGCCGCCACCGCCACCTCCGCCGCCGACCTCGGCGGGATGGACGCGCTGGTCGCGGCGGCCAAGAAGGAGGGCAGGCTGCACGCCATCGCGCTGCCCCGCGACTGGGCCAACTACGGCGCCCTGATCGACGGCTTCGAGAAGAAGTACGGCATCAAGATCGACGTCGAGAACCCGGACGGCTCCAGCCAGGACGAGATCAACGCCGTCACCTCCCGCAAGGGCCAGGACCGCGCCCCGGACGTACTGGACCTCGGCAGTTCCTTCGCGCTCAGCGCCGCCGCGCAGGGCCTGCTCGCCCCGTACAAGGTGGTCGCGTTCGACGACATCCCGGCCGGCCAGAAGGACCCGCAGGCCCGCTGGTACAACGACTACGGCGGCTATGTCTCCATCGGCTGCGACGCCAAGCGGGTCAAGGAGTGCCCGACCACCTTCGAGGACCTGCTCAAGCCGGAGTACAAGGGTCAGGTCGCCCTCAACGGCAACCCGACCAAGGCCGGCGCGGCCTTCGGTGGCGTCTACGCGGCCGCCCTCGCCGCCGGCGGCTCCTTCGACGACATCCAGCCCGGCATCGACTTCTTCGGCAAGCTGAGGAAGAACGGCAACTTCACCCCCGTCGAGTCCACCCCCGCCACCGTCGAGCAGGGCGAGACGCCGATCAGCATCGACTGGGACTACCTCAACGCCGGGTACGCCGACGAGTTCAAGTCCAAGGGCGTCGACTGGAAGGTGGCCATCCCCACCGACGGCCGGTACGCCCAGTTCTACTCCCAGGCCGTCAACAAGGACGCCCCGCACCCGGCCGCCGCGAGGCTGTGGCAGGAGTACCTCTACAGCGCCGAGGGCCAGAACCTGTGGCTCAAGGGCTACGCCCGCCCGGCCCTGATGCCCGCCATGGAGAAGGCCGGCACCCTCGACCGGGCCGCCGCCGCCAAGCTGCCGGAGGTCGACGGCACGCCCACCTTCCCGTCCGAGGCCCAGCAGGGCAAGGCCAAGGACGTCCTCGCGCAGGGCTGGGGCAAGGCCGTCTCCGGATGA
- a CDS encoding GuaB1 family IMP dehydrogenase-related protein, translating into MRFLNDIQPAYDLTYDDVFMVPSRSAVGSRQGVDLGSPDGTGTTIPLVVANMTAIAGRRMAETVARRGGLVVLPQDIPIDVVTDVISWVKSRHLVLDTPIVLAPHQTVADALALLPKRAHNAGVVVDEQHRPVGVVTDRDLTGVDRFTQLEVVMSKDLLLLDADIDPREAFNTLDGANRRYAPAVDRDGRLAGILTRKGALRATLYSPATDAQGKLRIAAAVGINGDVAGKAEQLLGAGVDTLVIDTAHGHQESMINAVKLVRDLDPRVPVAAGNIVSAEGVKDLIQAGADIVKVGVGPGAMCTTRMMTGVGRPQFSAVLECAAEARKYGKHVWADGGVRHPRDVAMALAAGASNVMIGSWFAGTYESPGDLQHDAGGRPYKESFGMASARAVRNRTSEESAYDRARKTLFEEGISTSRMFLDPAMPGVEDLIDSIIAGVRSSCTYAGAGSLEEFADKAIVGIQSAAGYAEGKPLHASWN; encoded by the coding sequence GTGCGTTTCCTCAATGACATCCAGCCCGCGTACGACCTGACGTACGACGACGTCTTCATGGTGCCGAGCCGCAGCGCGGTCGGCTCACGTCAGGGCGTGGACCTCGGTTCCCCGGACGGCACGGGCACCACCATCCCGCTCGTCGTCGCCAACATGACCGCCATCGCCGGGCGCCGCATGGCCGAGACCGTGGCCCGCCGCGGCGGCCTCGTGGTCCTCCCGCAGGACATCCCGATCGACGTCGTCACCGACGTGATCTCCTGGGTCAAGAGCCGCCACCTGGTCCTGGACACCCCGATCGTGCTGGCCCCGCACCAGACCGTCGCCGACGCCCTGGCCCTGCTGCCCAAGCGCGCACACAACGCCGGCGTCGTCGTCGACGAGCAGCACCGGCCGGTCGGCGTGGTCACCGACCGGGACCTGACCGGCGTCGACCGCTTCACCCAGCTCGAAGTGGTCATGAGCAAGGACCTGCTCCTGCTGGACGCGGACATCGACCCGCGCGAGGCCTTCAACACCCTGGACGGGGCCAACCGCCGCTACGCGCCCGCCGTGGACAGGGACGGCAGGCTCGCCGGCATCCTCACCCGCAAGGGCGCCCTGCGCGCCACGCTGTACAGCCCGGCCACCGACGCACAGGGCAAGCTGCGCATCGCCGCCGCCGTGGGCATCAACGGCGACGTGGCCGGCAAGGCCGAGCAGCTGCTCGGCGCGGGCGTCGACACCCTCGTCATCGACACCGCGCACGGCCACCAGGAGTCGATGATCAACGCCGTCAAGCTGGTGCGCGACCTCGACCCGAGGGTGCCCGTCGCCGCCGGCAACATCGTCTCCGCCGAGGGCGTCAAGGACCTGATCCAGGCGGGCGCGGACATCGTCAAGGTCGGTGTGGGACCGGGCGCCATGTGCACCACCCGCATGATGACCGGCGTGGGCCGCCCGCAGTTCTCCGCGGTCCTGGAGTGCGCGGCCGAGGCGAGGAAGTACGGCAAGCACGTGTGGGCCGACGGCGGTGTCCGCCACCCGCGCGACGTGGCGATGGCGCTCGCCGCAGGCGCGTCCAACGTGATGATCGGCTCCTGGTTCGCGGGCACCTACGAGTCGCCGGGCGACCTCCAGCACGACGCGGGCGGCCGTCCCTACAAGGAGTCGTTCGGCATGGCCTCCGCGCGCGCGGTGCGCAACCGCACCTCCGAGGAGTCGGCGTACGACCGCGCCCGCAAGACGCTGTTCGAGGAGGGCATCTCCACCTCCCGCATGTTCCTCGACCCGGCCATGCCGGGCGTCGAGGACCTGATCGACTCGATCATCGCGGGCGTCCGCTCCTCGTGCACCTACGCCGGGGCCGGCTCCCTGGAGGAGTTCGCCGACAAGGCCATCGTCGGCATCCAGAGCGCGGCCGGCTACGCCGAGGGCAAGCCGCTGCACGCCAGCTGGAACTGA
- a CDS encoding ribonuclease domain-containing protein, which translates to MLLRFVPRVFAGLLVTLAVLLTGCSPSGQAGSDPSAPSWAHGMATISQSRLPAEARQTLELIDRGGPYPYRQDNTVFGNFEGRLPKEPRGYYHEYTVRTPGSRDRGARRVVAGQGGEFYYTDDHYNTFRAVLR; encoded by the coding sequence ATGCTGCTGCGGTTCGTCCCCCGTGTGTTCGCGGGGCTCCTCGTCACGCTCGCCGTCCTCCTGACGGGCTGCTCGCCCTCCGGGCAGGCCGGTTCCGACCCCTCCGCGCCGTCGTGGGCCCACGGGATGGCAACGATCAGCCAGTCCCGGCTGCCGGCCGAGGCCCGGCAGACCCTCGAACTCATCGACAGGGGCGGCCCCTACCCCTACCGGCAGGACAACACCGTGTTCGGCAACTTCGAGGGGCGGCTGCCCAAGGAGCCGCGCGGCTACTACCACGAGTACACGGTGCGGACCCCGGGGTCGCGCGACCGCGGGGCCAGACGCGTCGTCGCCGGTCAGGGCGGGGAGTTCTACTACACCGATGATCACTACAACACGTTCCGGGCGGTACTGAGATGA
- a CDS encoding Lrp/AsnC family transcriptional regulator, whose amino-acid sequence MLNDLDERIVHALAEDARRSYSDIGQLVGLSAPAVKRRVDRLRATGAITGFTVRVDPAALGWETEGFVEIYCRRHTSPETIQRGLERYQEVVSASTVTGEADAIVQVFAADMRHFERVLERIAGEPFVERTKSVLVLSPLLRRFSSGAPG is encoded by the coding sequence GTGCTGAACGATCTCGACGAACGCATCGTGCACGCCCTCGCCGAGGACGCCCGCCGCTCCTATTCGGACATCGGGCAGCTGGTCGGCCTGTCCGCGCCCGCCGTGAAGCGGCGCGTGGACCGGCTGCGCGCCACTGGGGCCATCACCGGTTTCACCGTCCGGGTCGACCCGGCGGCACTCGGCTGGGAGACCGAGGGGTTCGTCGAGATCTACTGCCGGCGCCATACTTCGCCGGAGACGATCCAGCGGGGCCTGGAGCGCTACCAGGAGGTCGTGTCCGCCTCCACCGTCACCGGTGAGGCGGACGCGATCGTCCAGGTCTTCGCGGCCGACATGCGCCACTTCGAGCGCGTCCTGGAGCGCATCGCCGGCGAGCCCTTCGTGGAACGGACGAAGTCCGTCCTGGTGCTCTCCCCCCTGCTGCGCCGCTTCTCCTCGGGCGCGCCGGGTTAG
- the rpe gene encoding ribulose-phosphate 3-epimerase, with amino-acid sequence MAVQINPSILSADFARLAEEAKAVEGADWLHVDVMDNHFVPNLTLGVPVVESLARATDTPLDCHLMIEQPDRWAPQYVEAGASSVTFHVEAAAAPVRLAREIRAKGARASMALKPATPIEPYEDLLPELDMLLIMTVEPGFGGQAFLDIMLPKIRRTRELIGKHGLQLWLQVDGGVSASTIERCAEAGADVFVAGSAVYGAEDPAEAVRALRGQAESATAKGSWACGH; translated from the coding sequence ATGGCCGTGCAGATCAACCCCAGCATCCTGTCCGCCGACTTCGCGCGCCTCGCCGAGGAGGCGAAGGCGGTCGAAGGGGCCGACTGGCTCCACGTGGACGTCATGGACAACCACTTCGTCCCGAACCTCACGCTCGGCGTGCCCGTCGTGGAGTCCCTGGCCCGGGCTACGGACACCCCGCTGGACTGCCACCTGATGATCGAGCAGCCCGACCGCTGGGCGCCGCAGTACGTCGAGGCGGGCGCCTCCTCCGTGACGTTCCACGTCGAGGCGGCCGCCGCCCCCGTCCGGCTGGCCCGCGAGATCCGTGCCAAGGGCGCCCGGGCCTCGATGGCCCTCAAGCCCGCCACCCCCATCGAGCCGTACGAGGACCTGCTCCCCGAGCTCGACATGCTCCTGATCATGACGGTGGAGCCGGGCTTCGGCGGCCAGGCCTTCCTCGACATCATGCTGCCCAAGATCCGCCGCACCCGTGAGCTGATCGGCAAGCACGGCCTTCAGCTGTGGCTCCAGGTGGACGGCGGGGTGTCGGCCTCGACGATCGAGCGGTGCGCGGAGGCCGGCGCGGACGTGTTCGTCGCCGGCTCGGCGGTCTACGGTGCCGAGGACCCCGCTGAAGCGGTGCGGGCCCTGCGCGGTCAGGCGGAATCGGCCACCGCCAAGGGGTCCTGGGCATGCGGCCACTGA
- a CDS encoding GntR family transcriptional regulator, translated as MTARHEEIADALRRAIDREEYTVGSRLPTETALAAQYGVARGTVRQAVAALTAEGLIGSRQGARRVVLAGRRSQSFAELRSFAQWARAMGREATGQVVAQEYRPAAQEDAVRLQLDEGTPVLHVLRVRGLDGEPVLVERTVYAGWVAPAVEAIEPDCASVTQRLYADTGLVFAHGEHLIDAVAAGAQDAELLGVRRTSPLLRVRRVTTTREGRPVEWSDDRYRPDAVSFSVHNSIGNNALARKTAG; from the coding sequence ATGACGGCACGCCACGAGGAGATCGCCGACGCCCTGCGGCGGGCCATCGACCGCGAGGAGTACACAGTCGGCAGCCGGCTGCCGACCGAGACGGCCCTGGCCGCCCAGTACGGCGTCGCACGCGGTACGGTCCGCCAGGCCGTCGCGGCCCTCACCGCCGAGGGACTGATCGGCTCCCGGCAGGGCGCCCGCCGGGTCGTGCTGGCCGGCCGTCGCAGCCAGAGCTTCGCCGAGCTGCGCAGCTTCGCCCAGTGGGCCCGCGCCATGGGCCGGGAGGCGACGGGGCAGGTGGTGGCCCAGGAGTACCGCCCGGCAGCCCAGGAGGACGCCGTCCGGCTTCAACTGGACGAGGGCACACCGGTGTTGCACGTTCTGCGGGTACGCGGACTGGACGGCGAACCGGTCCTGGTGGAGCGGACCGTGTACGCCGGCTGGGTCGCCCCCGCCGTCGAGGCGATCGAGCCCGACTGCGCGTCCGTCACCCAACGGCTCTACGCGGACACCGGCCTGGTCTTCGCCCATGGCGAACACCTCATCGACGCGGTCGCGGCGGGCGCCCAGGACGCCGAACTGCTCGGCGTCCGCCGCACGAGCCCGCTGCTGCGGGTCCGCCGGGTGACGACGACCCGCGAGGGGCGTCCCGTGGAGTGGTCGGACGACCGCTACCGTCCGGACGCGGTGAGCTTCAGCGTGCACAATTCGATAGGGAACAACGCCTTGGCACGCAAGACGGCCGGCTGA
- the fmt gene encoding methionyl-tRNA formyltransferase, protein MKLVFAGTPEVAVPALDALLASGRHEVAAVVTRPDAPAGRGRRLVASPVAERAEEAGIEVLKPLKPRDPEFLERLREIAPDCCPVVAYGALLPRVALDIPAHGWVNLHFSLLPAWRGAAPAQHSLMAGDEITGASTFLIEEGLDSGPVYGTVTEMIRPTDTSGDLLTRLALAGAGLLAATMDGIEDGTLKAVPQPAEGITLAPKITVEDARVDWTAPALRVDRVVRGCTPAPGAWTTFRGERLKLIHAAPAPQRTDLAPGALAVGKNDVHVGTGSYAVELLWVQAQGKKPMRAADWARGARIAEGETLGG, encoded by the coding sequence ATGAAGCTCGTCTTCGCCGGTACCCCCGAGGTCGCCGTTCCCGCTCTGGACGCACTGCTCGCCTCCGGGCGGCACGAGGTGGCCGCCGTCGTCACCAGGCCCGACGCACCGGCCGGGCGCGGACGCAGGCTGGTCGCGAGCCCGGTGGCCGAACGGGCGGAGGAGGCCGGGATCGAGGTGCTCAAGCCGCTCAAGCCGCGGGACCCGGAGTTCCTGGAGCGGCTGAGGGAGATCGCCCCGGACTGCTGCCCGGTCGTCGCCTACGGCGCCCTGCTGCCCAGGGTGGCCCTCGACATCCCCGCCCACGGCTGGGTCAACCTGCACTTCTCGCTGCTGCCCGCCTGGCGCGGCGCCGCCCCCGCGCAGCACTCGCTCATGGCCGGGGACGAGATCACCGGCGCCTCCACCTTCCTCATCGAGGAAGGACTCGACTCCGGCCCGGTCTACGGCACCGTCACCGAGATGATCCGGCCCACCGACACCAGCGGCGACCTGCTCACCCGGCTCGCCCTCGCCGGCGCCGGGCTGCTCGCCGCGACCATGGACGGCATCGAGGACGGCACCCTCAAGGCCGTGCCGCAGCCGGCCGAGGGGATCACCCTCGCCCCCAAGATCACCGTCGAGGACGCCCGGGTCGACTGGACGGCCCCCGCCCTGCGCGTGGACCGCGTGGTACGCGGCTGCACACCGGCGCCCGGCGCCTGGACCACGTTCCGCGGCGAGCGGCTCAAGCTGATCCACGCCGCCCCGGCGCCGCAGCGCACCGACCTCGCCCCGGGCGCGCTCGCCGTCGGCAAGAACGACGTCCACGTCGGCACCGGCTCGTACGCCGTCGAGCTGCTGTGGGTGCAGGCGCAGGGCAAGAAGCCGATGCGGGCGGCGGACTGGGCGCGCGGTGCGCGCATCGCCGAGGGCGAGACCCTCGGGGGCTGA
- a CDS encoding RsmB/NOP family class I SAM-dependent RNA methyltransferase, translated as MSDTRRPRRPAKPYRRPQKDPVRILAFEALRAVDERDAYANLVMPPLLRKAREKGDFDGRDAALATELVYGTLRRQGTYDAVIEACIDRPLREVDPPVLDVLSLGAHQLLGTRIPSHAAVSATVELARVVLGDGRAKFVNAVLRKVAQNDLDGWLEKVAPPYDDDPEDHLAVVHSHPRWVVSALWDSLGGPRAGIEDLLEADNERPEVTLVARPGRATTEELLREEAAVPGRWSPYAVRLTEGGEPGAVDAVREGRAGVQDEGSQLVALALANAPLDGPDGKWLDGCAGPGGKAALLAALAAERGAVLLASEKQPHRAGLVAKALAGNPGPYQVIAADGTRPAWRPGSFDRVLVDVPCTGLGALRRRPEARWRRRPEDLDSFAPLQRGLLRTALESVRVGGVVGYATCSPHLAETRAVVGDVLKQFPETELIDARPLLPGVGALGDGPDVQLWPHLHGTDAMYLALIRRTG; from the coding sequence GTGAGCGACACCCGTCGGCCCCGCAGGCCCGCCAAGCCCTACCGCCGGCCCCAGAAGGACCCCGTCCGTATTCTCGCCTTCGAGGCGCTGCGCGCCGTGGACGAGCGGGACGCCTACGCCAACCTCGTCATGCCCCCGCTGCTGCGCAAGGCACGCGAGAAGGGCGATTTCGACGGCCGTGACGCCGCGCTGGCCACCGAGCTGGTGTACGGCACGCTGCGCCGCCAGGGGACGTACGACGCGGTCATCGAGGCCTGCATCGACCGCCCGCTGCGGGAGGTGGACCCGCCCGTCCTGGACGTGCTGTCGCTCGGCGCCCACCAGCTGCTCGGAACGCGCATCCCGAGCCACGCCGCGGTGTCCGCCACCGTCGAGCTCGCCCGGGTCGTCCTCGGCGACGGGCGGGCCAAGTTCGTCAACGCCGTGCTCCGCAAGGTCGCGCAGAACGACCTCGACGGATGGCTGGAGAAGGTCGCCCCGCCCTACGACGACGACCCCGAGGACCACCTCGCCGTCGTCCACTCCCACCCCCGCTGGGTCGTCTCCGCCCTGTGGGACTCCCTCGGCGGCCCACGCGCCGGGATCGAGGACCTGCTGGAGGCCGACAACGAGCGGCCGGAGGTCACGCTGGTCGCCCGGCCCGGACGGGCCACCACCGAGGAACTGCTGCGCGAGGAGGCCGCGGTGCCGGGCCGCTGGTCGCCGTACGCGGTGCGGCTGACCGAGGGTGGCGAACCCGGCGCCGTGGACGCGGTACGGGAGGGCCGGGCCGGCGTCCAGGACGAGGGCAGCCAGCTCGTCGCGCTCGCCCTGGCGAACGCGCCCCTCGACGGCCCCGACGGCAAGTGGCTCGACGGATGCGCGGGCCCCGGCGGCAAGGCGGCCCTGCTGGCCGCGCTGGCCGCCGAGCGCGGAGCCGTCCTGCTCGCCTCCGAGAAGCAGCCCCACCGGGCCGGGCTCGTGGCCAAGGCACTGGCGGGCAACCCCGGTCCGTACCAGGTGATCGCCGCCGACGGCACGCGCCCCGCCTGGCGGCCCGGCAGTTTCGACCGTGTCCTGGTCGACGTCCCCTGCACCGGCCTCGGTGCACTGCGCAGGCGTCCCGAGGCCCGGTGGCGGCGCCGACCGGAGGACCTGGACAGCTTCGCCCCGCTCCAGCGCGGCCTGCTGCGCACGGCCCTGGAGTCGGTGCGCGTCGGCGGTGTGGTCGGCTACGCGACCTGCTCCCCGCACCTGGCCGAGACCCGTGCCGTGGTCGGCGACGTGCTCAAGCAGTTCCCCGAGACCGAGCTGATCGACGCCCGCCCCCTGCTGCCGGGCGTCGGGGCCCTCGGCGACGGCCCCGACGTACAGCTGTGGCCGCATCTGCACGGAACCGACGCGATGTACCTGGCCCTGATCCGCCGTACCGGCTGA
- a CDS encoding barstar family protein yields MSEDLANRVVVTLDLDGVTDKAGLMDRAVRDLALPDWFGRNWDALADSLGDETLWPAEAVKRGMLVVVRGWQAYAQARPEEWEIAEEVFASARGGRPDLDVALALGGFS; encoded by the coding sequence ATGAGCGAAGACCTGGCGAACCGGGTCGTGGTCACGCTGGACCTCGACGGTGTCACGGACAAGGCGGGACTGATGGACCGCGCCGTCCGTGACCTCGCGCTGCCCGACTGGTTCGGACGGAACTGGGACGCGCTGGCCGACAGCCTCGGCGACGAGACCCTCTGGCCCGCCGAGGCGGTGAAGCGCGGAATGCTGGTCGTGGTCCGGGGCTGGCAGGCGTACGCGCAGGCCAGACCGGAGGAATGGGAGATCGCCGAGGAGGTCTTCGCCTCCGCGAGGGGCGGCCGGCCCGACCTGGACGTCGCCCTCGCGCTTGGAGGTTTCTCCTAG